Proteins found in one Salvia splendens isolate huo1 chromosome 10, SspV2, whole genome shotgun sequence genomic segment:
- the LOC121751361 gene encoding uncharacterized protein LOC121751361, protein MECNRDEALRAKSIAEGKLENKDFAGARKFALKAQTLYPGLDGISQILTTLDVYVSAENKISGEIDWYGVLGVTPSADEETLKRHYRKLALSLHPDKNKAVGADGAFKLISEAWSLLSDKNKRLQYNQRREPRGFQQKVQMHSGGPSATKGNGTFTFAKRTPSRSKNPKNVTKRPPPPPPPKPTPAPPPRNDTFWTICHRCKMHYEYLKEYLDSTLLCPNCREAFMASETAPPYNFSKSSNQIPQQQSSNSHPSRNAFDRGRNVPVAKNLGPFQAGSNSGRYPNQQDPPSGSTGVGSTEPSIAAKAANVVQQAQDKLKRSYSELHASAVRDGGFQKRKLEGDSSRYGVNYNVATGNGGVGSTAPGSRIYGFSGSTYQQPNSTRDLTPIEMRSLLIAKTRKEILNKLSMWRSEPEAIKEKQVTKGSMKGSKGTSNIEGPGWNGNGDQPRKVQVCSSTVNSSKEDPEDASMSVPDPDFHDFDKDRSESSFGDNEVWSAYDDDDGMPRFYALIHKVVCRDPFKLRISWLNSKTTNEFSNMDWVGSGFYKTCGEFRVGRHENCKSMNSFSQKVNWAKSSRGSVLIVPQKGDVWALYKNWSSDWNEHTHDEVVHKYDMVTVVDDYNEEHGVHVAPLVKVVGFKTVFRPNLNPEAIKRIPKEEMLRFSHRVPNHLLTGLEAENAPKGCLELDTAATPLELLQVITEGNEAPIPNGENADEEVLQAVPNSSSDEEVLQDAPNSSSDEGSESSD, encoded by the coding sequence ATGGAGTGCAACAGAGATGAagccctccgggcaaaatcaaTTGCAGAGGGCAAGTTAGAAAATAAAGATTTTGCTGGTGCCAGAAAATTTGCTTTGAAGGCTCAGACTCTTTATCCAGGGTTAGATGGTATTTCCCAAATTTTGACCACACTTGATGTGTATGTTTCTGCCGAGAACAAAATAAGTGGAGAAATCGACTGGTATGGAGTACTTGGTGTGACCCCATCTGCTGATGAAGAAACACTAAAGAGACACTACCGCAAGTTGGCTCTGAGTTTGCATCCTGATAAGAATAAAGCAGTCGGTGCTGATGGTGCTTTTAAACTTATTTCAGAGGCCTGGAGTTTGTTATCAGATAAGAATAAGAGGTTACAATATAATCAAAGGAGGGAACCCAGAGGGTTTCAGCAGAAGGTCCAGATGCATAGTGGTGGTCCATCAGCAACCAAGGGAAATGGGACTTTCACCTTTGCCAAAAGGACACCATCCCGATCGAAGAACCCAAAAAATGTTACTAAGcggccgccaccaccaccacctcctaaGCCAACTCCGGCACCACCTCCAAGGAATGATACTTTTTGGACTATCTGCCATCGGTGCAAGATGCATTATGAGTATCTTAAGGAGTATCTCGACAGTACTCTTCTCTGTCCCAATTGTCGTGAAGCCTTTATGGCTTCTGAGACAGCTCCACcctataatttttcaaaatcttCTAATCAGATTCCTCAGCAGCAATCTTCAAATTCTCATCCTAGTCGGAATGCTTTTGATCGGGGAAGAAATGTTCCAGTTGCTAAAAACTTGGGTCCATTTCAAGCAGGTTCAAATTCAGGTCGATACCCTAACCAGCAGGATCCACCTTCTGGATCAACTGGTGTTGGAAGTACAGAACCATCTATTGCTGCAAAAGCAGCCAATGTTGTTCAGCAGGCACAGGATAAGTTGAAGAGGTCATATAGTGAATTACATGCGTCTGCCGTAAGGGATGGAGGTTTTCAAAAGAGAAAACTAGAGGGTGATAGTAGTCGTTATGGAGTGAACTATAATGTAGCTACAGGAAATGGTGGAGTTGGTAGTACTGCACCAGGGTCAAGGATTTATGGTTTTTCTGGTTCCACCTACCAACAACCAAACAGTACCAGAGATTTGACACCCATTGAAATGCGTAGTTTGTTAATTGCAAAGACTCGAAAGGAGATTCTGAACAAACTGAGTATGTGGAGGTCAGAACCTGAAGCAATCAAAGAGAAACAAGTAACCAAGGGAAGCATGAAAGGAAGTAAAGGCACTAGTAATATTGAAGGACCTGGTTGGAATGGGAATGGTGATCAACCAAGAAAGGTCCAGGTTTGCAGTTCTACTGTTAATTCTAGTAAAGAGGATCCTGAAGATGCTTCAATGAGTGTTCCAGATCCAGATTTTCATGATTTTGACAAGGATAGATCAGAGAGTTCTTTTGGGGATAATGAAGTTTGGTCTGcttatgatgatgatgatggcatGCCGCGTTTTTATGCCCTCATTCACAAGGTGGTTTGTAGAGATCCTTTTAAGCTAAGGATTAGCTGGCTTAACTCAAAAACGACAAATGAGTTCAGCAATATGGACTGGGTTGGGTCAGGTTTCTATAAAACATGTGGAGAGTTTAGGGTGGGTAGGCATGAGAACTGCAAATCAATGAATTCGTTTTCTCAAAAGGTTAACTGGGCAAAGAGCTCACGTGGGAGTGTTCTAATAGTCCCCCAGAAGGGTGACGTTTGGGCACTCTACAAAAATTGGTCGTCAGATTGGAATGAGCATACCCATGATGAAGTCGTACACAAGTATGACATGGTGACCGTGGTGGATGACTACAATGAGGAACATGGTGTGCATGTTGCTCCCCTGGTGAAGGTTGTTGGTTTCAAGACTGTATTTCGTCCGAATTTGAACCCTGAAGCGATCAAGAGGATTCCAAAGGAAGAGATGCTCCGTTTCTCTCACCGGGTTCCAAATCACTTGCTCACCGGCTTAGAAGCTGAAAATGCTCCAAAAGGATGCCTGGAGCTGGACACAGCAGCCACCCCATTGGAACTTCTTCAGGTGATAACTGAAGGTAACGAGGCTCCAATTCCAAATGGAGAAAATGCGGATGAAGAGGTATTGCAGGCCGTTCCTAATAGCAGTTCGGATGAAGAGGTATTGCAGGACGCCCCTAACAGTAGTTCAGACGAAGGGTCTGAATCATCTGATTAG